A DNA window from Aspergillus nidulans FGSC A4 chromosome I contains the following coding sequences:
- a CDS encoding putative polyadenylation factor subunit CstF64 (transcript_id=CADANIAT00006943), which produces MGPDRAGKSVFLGNIPYNLTEEQVKDILSTAGTVTKFRLMMNPETGKPKGYGFADFADADAAASAVRNLNDYEIMGRKIRVDWPHNNEKDSVPEDYSQPSQMPGQDGQLGGPPLSAPLPPLPPGVELPPHLDCPNAISQTLAALPPNQLLDVLQQMKALAMSDPARATELLRQAPQLAYAIFQALLLLNLVDYSTLGAVVEQAAQPMAPPPAPPAAAAFQPFGAVPGQVSTPPMVNTPFAQPPPQPTQQQVPGQEELLQQVLNMPQSAIDALPPMERSQIMLLRQQLMQGGLR; this is translated from the exons ATGGGTCCAGACAGGGCAGGGAAGAGTGTTTTCCTGGGAAATATACCTTATA ACCTCACTGAGGAGCAGGTTAAAGACATCCTTAGCACCGCCGGCACCGTCACGAAATTCCGCTTGATGATGAATCCTGAGACAGGAAAGCCAAAAGGGTATGGATTCGCCGATTTTGCcgatgcagatgctgccGCCTCCGCTGTACGCAACCTGAACGACTACGAGATCATGGGCCGCAAGATTCGTGTGGACTGGCCGCACAACAACGAGAAGGACTCTGTGCCCGAAGACTACTCGCAACCGTCGCAAATGCCAGGTCAGGATGGGCAGCTTGGAGGTCCGCCGCTTTCTGcacctcttccacctctccCACCCGGCGTCGAGCTGCCCCCGCATCTAGATTGCCCGAACGCCATTTCGCAAACCCTGGccgctcttcctccaaacCAGCTCCTTGACGTACTCCAGCAAATGAAAGCATTAGCCATGTCGGATCCAGCGCGCGCTACAGAACTCCTGCGGCAAGCACCTCAACTCGCGTATGCGATTTTCCAGGCACTACTTCTCCTGAACCTCGTCGATTACAGCACCCTAGGAGCTGTGGTCGAGCAAGCTGCACAGCCCATGGCACCACcacctgctcctcctgctgccgCAGCGTTCCAGCCATTCGGCGCAGTTCCAGGACAAGTATCCACACCGCCAATGGTTAACACGCCCTTTGCTCAAccaccgccgcagccaacaCAGCAGCAGGTTCCGGGACAGGAGGAGCTACTGCAGCAAGTTCTTAATATGCCACAGTCGGCCATTGACGCTCTTCCGCCTATGGAGCGTAGTCAAATTATGCTGCTGCGACAGCAGCTAATGCAGGGTGGACTGCGGTAA
- a CDS encoding uncharacterized protein (transcript_id=CADANIAT00006942): MLVRSHLDMKAEALQPHLNTTIQAWYRVQNLVKYGEIEIDGNRLDIPGVVAVACHNCIPKITEDPAVLENIDASIRLLKDRLNQGYSVYGVNTGFGGSADSRTDKMTALQSALLQLTQAGVLLESDKSGNQNKLLESHAMPASWVRGTMLARCNSNLRGHSAVKLSILQSIVKLLQHRITPIVPLRGSISASGDLMPLSYIAGAIEGNPDVYVQVDGLDMPRIMKSIEGLQYAGLEAQKLGPKEGLGLINGTSTSAAVASLVLYETNQLSVLVQALSAMGLEALTGTAESYHPFISAVRPHDGQVECANNLLSLLRGSKLVQGLDGQKFQDRPGLIQDRYALRCVPQWVGPQLEDLLLAHRQVTTELNSTCDNPLVDVKSKSIYSGGNFQAVSITSAMEKTRQCLQMFGRLIFSQATEMIDPSINNGLPTNLVADDPSLSFTMKGVDISMASYMAELGYLSNPVSSHVQSAEMRNQAINSMALVSARYSMQAVEVLSLMCACDVYICCQALDLRVLHNTFLEKAIPQLHSVTERVLSPFLPQPALEDLNRSLDQHLTQTWPMTNRLSPADRVHTVIEKAIPVLLENLKSHRGPSLGDLETWKSQARNLLNVVYQEIAESFFVKPHTADYLGEGAKALYVMVRQELGIPFHQGFIEHPTVENEILNGRPKKTTGSWISIIYEAIRDSRLMGPLIQALTPTDS; the protein is encoded by the exons ATGTTGGTCAGAAGCCACCTCGACATGAAGGCCGAAGCCTTGCAGCCTCACCTTAACACAACAATCCAGGCTTGGTACCGGGTGCAGAACTTAGTCAAATACGGGGAAATTGAGATTGATGGCAATAGGCTAGATATACCCGGCGTGGTAGCAGTGGCCTG TCATAATTGCATACCCAAGATCACCGAGGACCCAGCTGTCTTAGAGAACATTGATGCCAGTATAAGGTTACTAAAAGACCGCCTCAATCAAGGCTATAGCGTCTATG GAGTCAATACCGGTTTCGGTGGGAGCGCAGACTCAAGGACAGACAAAATGACCGCTCTTCAATCTGCACTGTTGCAGCTGACGCAGGCCGGCGTCCTCTTAGAGTCAGATAAAAGTGGCAACCAAAACAAGCTGCTGGAGTCACACGCCATGCCTGCTTCTTGGGTCCGGGGTACAATGCTGGCCCGTTGCAACTCAAATCTCCGTGGACATTCCGCCGTCAAACTTTCTATACTGCAATCGATTGTTAAACTGCTACAGCATCGGATCACTCCAATTGTTCCTCTCCGAGGCTCTATATCTGCGTCGGGAGATTTGATGCCGTTATCATACATTGCGGGAGCGATAGAGGGGAACCCAGACGTGTACGTTCAAGTTGACGGCCTCGACATGCCTCGGATCATGAAGTCTATCGAAGGGCTACAGTACGCGGGCTTGGAAGCTCAGAAGCTCGGCCCGAAAGAAGGGCTAGGTCTGATAAATGGAACTTCAACGTCGGCAGCAGTGGCTAGTTTAGTACTGTATGAAACCAATCAGTTGTCTGTACTCGTGCAAGCGCTATCAGCGATGGGCCTTGAAGCCCTCACGGGCACAGCAGAAAGCTACCACCCTTTTATTTCGGCTGTCCGGCCTCACGATGGGCAGGTTGAGTGCGCAAATAACTTACTTTCCTTGCTCCGAGGCTCAAAGCTGGTACAGGGTCTAGATGGCCAGAAGTTTCAGGACCGCCCAGGCCTCATTCAGGACCGGTACGCCCTACGCTGTGTACCCCAGTGGGTCGGGCCtcagctggaagatctccttctcgcccatcGACAAGTTACCACTGAGCTCAATTCGACATGCGACAATCCGCTCGTGGATGTAAAGTCTAAGTCAATCTATTCTGGTGGCAATTTTCAGGCAGTCTCGATAACTTCAGCCATGGAGAAAACAAGGCAGTGCTTGCAGATGTTTGGCAGACTTATTTTCTCCCAAGCGACGGAAATGATTGATCCCAGTATCAATAACGGCCTTCCCACTAATCTCGTCGCCGATGATCCAAGCTTATCATTTACCATGAAAGGGGTGGATATCAGCATGGCTTCATACATGGCCGAGCTGGGCTATTTGTCGAATCCCGTGAGCTCGCATGTCCAGTCAGCGGAGATGCGCAACCAAGCTATAAACTCCATGGCGTTGGTATCAGCTCGGTACAGTATGCAAGCCGTGGAAGTGCTGTCCCTGATGTGCGCTTGCGACGTGTATATCTGCTGTCAAGCTCTTGACCTCCGCGTCCTTCATAATACTTTCTTGGAGAAAGCGATACCCCAGCTGCACTCTGTTACAGAGAGAGTTCTGTCGCCGTTTCTGCCCCAGCCAGCGCTTGAGGACTTGAACAGATCTCTTGACCAGCATCTGACCCAGACCTGGCCGATGACGAATCGCCTCAGTCCTGCTGATCGAGTGCACACGGTAATTGAGAAAGCCATACCTGTTCTCCTGGAAAACCTCAAAAGCCACCGTGGTCCCAGCTTGGGCGACTTGGAAACGTGGAAATCACAGGCACGCAACTTACTCAACGTTGTATACCAGGAAATTGCCGAGTCATTCTTCGTGAAACCACACACCGCTGATTACCTCGGCGAGGGGGCTAAGGCCTTATATGTGATGGTCCGACAAGAACTTGGTATCCCGTTTCACCAGGGCTTCATTGAACATCCTACTGTTGAAAACGAAATCTTGAACGGCCGTCCTAAGAAAACAACTGGATCGTGGATATCGATCATATACGAGGCGATTCGTGACAGCCGCCTTATGGGCCCACTAATACAAGCTCTTACACCTACAGACAGCTAA
- a CDS encoding putative SNF2 family helicase (transcript_id=CADANIAT00006941): MPAKRKPPVIATLASSRSRRYPHQSGTVPEPAHQSEFRLEPGPDLQIRLKVEVEAEFGLHGTRHHQPKPFTQDGSTISARQFRPGELEPLSKYEDVSNEDDNDGSNVAKRPRMVVVLRLPLSLNKPGPRFQSVQRAHDTSVTATDPYPDSGAYRAALKREHPNSIVATSAVKRPRRSPRFQQSNAGQLEAADEVLDGAKAHQGVAGVKNKIPSATNNTLPSPSKMVAAMARSSIIQFSFSSTGCRIPSLDDNNTDQGPSRLDPNTPELIRSQPYSGRMRPRTQLAQHLPPLYKLSDIFKSLTERAIDLGLDKVLTHLGNRRLRVATVCSGTESPLLALEMVKENLQKYFNRDLDFKHLFSAEIVPYKQAYIERNFRPRLLFRDVAELKDRVARTAYGSLEKVPKNADMLIAGFSCVDFSGLNNYRKELDETGESGDTFWGIICYAKIYRPRMVILENVKTAPWAKIEGHWNDIDYVAVHSDVDTKAYYLPQTRERGYMFCVDKRLLSHLAQNHHGLGLDADEIGLNMRREWVDTLAAFKRPASSPAGMFLLDAEDRRLEQIEKDMAQKIVASAATVRATVNWDRYQVRHQGYRLKQGLGHRRPISKSQDDGTCKMPDFAWQVWMRSLPERVRCLELSQGLDREMDSRAFGIVGCITPCGIPYMTTRGGPLCGLESLALQGLPLDRLLLTQESQRELQDLAGNAMSSTVVGAAILSALIAGHKVLRKGDFSQTSKPTSRTQKSRITPQGDVALTSSNMHLDPDTVIDILKLREQATTSARYCVCEGHNSIRATCSECSGNPQHAYERWLDLPRTVPLDFVSSLRSILPGRLAVRGITPDSYKELKSNSYIPAKCWSEFLDAVFRAVGDELRFSDINRSECWTVTYDGKYSVLKLVIEPFGSITWLFFAKPRETDPALCLIREVLSKPVARMTLPVPSHQAGSTSSSILEGGTWEICAPLSSSCSLKFFGTGSKVDSYEARCGLQLPAYQNSQVWSHIIVHGADKDIKDLEVDVRGTYELLPDCGTANSCLHRRPATAGGNPTIYLFLDPTKLGEPTNDSFVFALEHRRIPGYATRMTIAEVSHTWRSSKATDKAETVIIYYRKWIPCPLISLQPYSRETGSSIQCYTLDSNASVAITNGECHNANVTLLAFTIPAGVATSDSHSPWFAREWEAINPIDCPELLRENAWLLQRAAGYSDFCEWNQIVEANIQGPCRVCVPPKPGILWGRDAKGRVKAYEDPYGAARYEREIKSRPSAFLIFRRECYQDIKAISAELRVTINVQTLLHQAYGRLPHVQTGSPAASFYWRLVPNSYDVRDCLYPKFELRSNRNDPQASQPPQFTLEGRPKLRPEQLRSLSWMIAQEKENVEPFIEEETEEALLGSLMWRAEGRVTVPKTVRGGILADDVGYGKTAIILGLLDASFANLNIDLSVSLNSTGFVPSRATLIVVPRIMVQQWRAEIAKFLGDKYNVLAFSSAAALRKTSIGDIRNSDIILVSRSVFDTAAYYQHLRRYAGASEAPDKPGRKFDDWFHLAHGFMKQHVRVLAESGPLAFLQSLRNRRAPTKYPETHQYAPSKRLRGKQYALANKDRDFEMKDDRPYAEISSNEESSGTSDGEYGNPIMLKAKIDHLLRLIPPKQFKKNEGLAGEQSSSHGEIEDDWKGFGIDGETQSWEAVLGLPFHAFHFNRLVIDEFTYAKMDRLTQLLTLQARSKWFLSGTPPLNDFEDVNTIAPFLGVHLGIDAEDDINSQHFRLKELRKQRSDAETFQAFRAPRSEAWHRRRHELAQIFLDRFARRNVAEIDEIPATEHIVLVRQSPAEKVIYLELYKQLMTYNRQLRRVNGRGGDQAERIDEIIAYSSTPEEALLKRCTSLALQGRWDDDGQPEAATCASLIRTREEQLDQTKNALNNKLKLAAWLYCSCKHEHDKFSQFMNSVIMHNFGDKSVTEEVDPLLTMAVKESKRSDWRFFYSGSDSDQKTGDEGQHGDVDEDSETIEEEDEDELVLKQKGLGGQRKTQSRFTAESKLKPRHKQKSKAKPTLTRKDENKKNKSEPLLPTKPTEPREFDSELRDVTGVLRKLVVEWVHRKRALRFLTAVRKIQTNPNPQAIPACDNCQTQPGVLSKLNILGSCGHALCSNSDCTQKTLEKEECVVEGCRGSGKNFNIINAMTLGCDTTSTPTAMSSDGDSNGDIDRSSKHGGTKLEALINIITKFPVEERALLFVQFPDLMTVASMALSSAGIKHIIITPTDQKTSSKIEKFQKEGFGDTKVLILNLGNEMAAGLNLQCANHVIFLSPFLAETQYDYDSVMIQAVGRSRRYGQTRHVHIYHLLAKMTIDVNVFQERRGNKVLVERGGRATLLDAEEAAEDETMTCQGPAMVVENAI; the protein is encoded by the exons ATGCCAGCAAAACGAAAGCCTCCGGTTATCGCGACTCTTGCCTCCTCGCGGAGCAGACGGTATCCGCATCAGTCTGGCACTGTGCCTGAGCCTGCGCATCAATCTGAATTCAGACTTGAACCTGGACCTGATCTTCAAATAAGACTCAAAGttgaagttgaagctgaatttGGACTCCACGGTACAAGGCACCATCAACCTAAGCCTTTTACACAGGATGGGTCGACCATCAGTGCTCGTCAGTTTCGTCCAGGTGAACTTGAGCCACTGTCAAAATATGAAGACGTCAGCAACGAGGACGACAATGACGGTTCAAATGTGGCTAAACGTCCTAGGATGGTGGTGGTTCTGCGACTGCCTCTATCACTCAACAAACCGGGGCCACGGTTTCAGTCTGTTCAGAGAGCCCATGACACGTCTGTCACTGCTACCGATCCATATCCGGATTCTGGCGCATATAGAGCAGCACTAAAGCGTGAGCATCCCAACTCTATAGTTGCCACTAGTGCTGTTAAGAGACCAAGGCGATCTCCTAGATTTCAACAGTCCAATGCAGGACAGCTCGAAGCCGCAGATGAAGTCCTGGATGGAGCCAAAGCTCATCAAGGAGTAGCGGGTGTCAAAAACAAAATTCCGTCTGCTACGAATAATACATTGCCCTCGCCTTCAAAAATGGTCGCCGCTATGGCCCGATCCTCTATTATTCAGTTCTCGTTCTCCAGTACCGGCTGCAGAATCCCTTCTCTTGATGACAACAATACTGACCAAGGGCCTTCTCGTCTTGACCCTAATACTCCTGAGTTGATCCGTTCCCAACCTTACTCTGGCCGCATGCGCCCTCGGACCCAGCTCGCTCAACACCTTCCGCCACTTTACAAGCTTAGTGACATCTTCAAGTCTCTTACGGAGCGGGCTATCGATCTGGGGCTCGACAAAGTTCTAACTCATCTTGGTAATAGGCGACTTCGTGTTGCTACCGTTTGTTCGGGAACGGAAAGCCCGCTgctggcgttggagatggTTAAAGAGA ATTTGCAGAAATATTTCAACCGAGATCTCGATTTCAAGCACCTCTTCAGTGCTGAAATTGTACCCTATAAGCAAGCCTATATCGAGCGGAATTTCCGGCCCCGTCTTTTGTTTCGAGACGTAGCTGAGCTTAAGGATCGGGTCGC TCGAACGGCCTACGGATCTCTGGAAAAAGTACCCAAGAACGCCGACATGCTCATAGCCGGCTTCTCGTGCGTCGACTTCTCTGGCCTAAACAACTACCGTAAGGAGCTCGACGAAACAGGCGAATCTGGTGATACGTTCTGGGGCATAATCTGCTACGCGAAGATCTACCGTCCACGCATGGTAATCCTTGAGAACGTCAAAACAGCACCCTGGGCTAAGATCGAGGGCCATTGGAACGATATTGATTACGTCGCAGTCCATTCTGACGTCGATACGAAGGCATACTATCTCCCACAGACTAGAGAGCGCGGATATATGTTCTGTGTTGACAAGCGTCTTCTTTCCCACCTTGCACAGAACCACCATGGCCTGGGCTTGGACGCAGATGAAATTGGCCTGAACATGCGGCGCGAATGGGTAGACACTTTAGCGGCATTTAAGCGTCCCGCGAGTTCGCCGGCTGGAATGTTCCTCCTCGACGCGGAAGACAGACGGCTGGAGCAGATAGAGAAAGATATGGCGCAGAAGATAGTAGCCTCTGCAGCCACAGTCCGGGCAACAGTTAATTGGGATCGGTACCAAGTGCGACACCAGGGTTATCGACTAAAGCAAGGGCTGGGTCATCGTCGACCGATAAGCAAGTCCCAGGATGATGGGACTTGTAAGATGCCGGACTTTGCGTGGCAGGTTTGGATGCGGTCTCTGCCGGAGCGAGT GAGGTGTCTCGAATTATCTCAGGGACTAGACCGAGAGATGGATTCCCGCGCGTTTGGGATCGTCGGCTGCATCACGCCTTGTGGTATACCATATATGACGACTCGAGGCGGGCCTCTTTGTGGCCTTGAGTCACTTGCTCTGCAAGGTCTGCCTCTAGACAGGCTCCTACTGACGCAAGAATCGCAGCGGGAGTTGCAAGATCTCGCTGGCAATGCTATGAGCTCTACTGTCGTTGGAGCGGCGATTCTGTCGGCTCTGATTGCTGGTCACAAGGTGTTGAGAAAGGGTGACTTCTCACAAACATCAAAGCCTACTTCACGCACTCAGAAAAGCAGGATCACTCCCCAAGGCGATGTCGCCTTGACTTCAAGCAACATGCATCTGGACCCGGATACCGTCATTGACATTCTAAAGCTACGGGAGCAGGCTACTACTAGTGCCCGGTATTGCGTGTGCGAAGGACACAATTCGATACGGGCAA CCTGCTCCGAGTGCAGCGGAAATCCACAGCATGCTTACGAACGCTGGTTGGATCTACCACGCACCGTACCACTCGATTTCGTCAGTTCTCTCCGGTCTATCTTGCCAGGTAGACTAGCTGTACGTGGTATCACGCCCGACAGCTACAAAGAGCTAAAGTCTAACTCCTACATACCTGCTAAATGCTGGTCAGAATTCTTGGACGCCGTATTTAGGGCTGTTGGCGACGAGCTCCGCTTTTCGGACATCAACCGAAGTGAGTGTTGGACTGTGACCTACGACGGCAAATATTCCGTTTTGAAATTGGTTATTGAGCCTTTTGGTAGTATCACTTGGCTCTTTTTTGCAAAGCCGCGCGAAACAGACCCTGCTTTATGTTTGATTCGCGAGGTTCTCTCGAAACCCGTAGCTCGAATGACCCTGCCGGTGCCTTCACATCAAGCAGGGTCAACTTCTAGCTCTATCTTGGAAGGTGGGACTTGGGAAATATGTGCCCCGCTGTCTTCAAGCTGTTCATTGAAATTTTTTGGAACAGGAAGCAAGGTTGACTCCTACGAAGCAAGATGCGGCTTACAATTGCCCGCGTACCAAAATTCGCAGGTTTGGAGCCATATTATTGTCCACGGTGCTGATAAAGACATCAAAGACTTGGAAGTTGATGTACGTGGCACTTATGAGCTTCTTCCTGATTGCGGTACTGCAAATTCATGTCTGCATAGAAGACCAGCAACCGCGGGTGGAAACCCAACCATCTACCTCTTCTTGGATCCGACAAAGCTAGGCGAGCCCACAAATGACTCGTTTGTTTTTGCATTAGAGCATAGGCGGATCCCAGGCTATGCGACTCGGATGACTATTGCTGAGGTGTCGCATACGTGGCGCTCTTCGAAGGCAAcagacaaggctgagaccGTCATCATCTATTACCGGAAGTGGATTCCTTGCCCCTTAATCTCACTGCAGCCCTACTCCAGAGAGACTGGCAGTTCTATCCAATGCTATACCCTAGACTCCAATGCCTCGGTAGCCATCACCAACGGCGAATGCCACAATGCGAATGTAACCTTGTTAGCATTCACCATACCTGCAGGTGTAGCTACCTCAGACTCTCACTCTCCTTGGTTTGCGAGAGAATGGGAGGCCATCAATCCAATTGATTGTCCAGAACTCCTCCGCGAGAACGCCTGGCTTCTTCAAAGGGCCGCCGGTTATTCGGACTTCTGCGAATGGAATCAGATCGTTGAAGCCAATATTCAAGGCCCGTGCAGGGTCTGTGTACCTCCCAAACCAGGAATCCTCTGGGGTCGCGACGCAAAGGGTCGGGTCAAGGCATACGAGGATCCGTATGGTGCTGCTCGGTACGAACGTGAGATCAAGTCCCGGCCGTCCGCTTTCTTGATATTTCGCAGAGAGTGTTATCAGGATATCAAGGCTATCTCTGCAGAGCTTCGCGTTACGATTAATGTCCAGACCCTTCTGCATCAGGCTTATGGAAGACTGCCGCACGTTCAGACCGGCTCACCTGCCGCGTCCTTTTACTGGCGCCTTGTACCAAACTCGTATGACGTTCGAGATTGCCTATATCCCAAGTTTGAGTTGAGAAGTAATAGGAATGATCCGCAAGCTTCGCAGCCGCCGCAGTTTACTCTCGAGGGGCGACCCAAACTGCGGCCCGAGCAGTTGCGTTCGTTGTCATGGATGATAGcgcaggaaaaagagaaCGTTGAGCCTTTTATTGAGGAGGAAACGGAAGAGGCGCTGCTGGGATCGTTGATGTGGCGTGCAGAGGGGAGAGTCACGGTGCCAAAGACTGTCCGGGGAGGTATCCTGGCAGACGACGTTGGCTACGGGAAAACAGCCATTATTCTAGGCTTGCTTGATGCATCGTTTGCAAATCTCAACATCGACCTGTCCGTCTCTCTTAACAGCACTGGTTTCGTTCCCAGCAGAGCAACACTCATCGTGGTCCCGCGAATCATGGTGCAGCAATGGCGCGCTGAGATTGCCAAATTTCTAGGCGACAAGTACAATGTTCTAGCCTTTTCCTCGGCAGCGGCGTTGAGAAAGACCAGCATCGGTGACATTCGAAACTCCGATATCATCCTGGTATCCCGGTCTGTCTTTGACACCGCGGCTTACTATCAGCATCTACGAAGGTACGCCGGCGCTTCTGAAGCCCCCGACAAGCCAGGACGTAAATTCGATGACTGGTTCCATCTTGCGCACGGGTTTATGAAACAACATGTTCGTGTGCTTGCTGAATCCGGCCCTCTCGCTTTCTTGCAGTCTCTGCGTAATAGACGTGCTCCGACGAAATATCCAGAAACCCACCAATACGCGCCGTCGAAGCGGTTACGGGGGAAGCAGTATGCGCTTGCAAACAAAGATCGGGACTTCGAGATGAAAGATGACCGACCGTACGCTGAGATATCTAGCAACGAGGAATCTTCCGGGACAAGCGATGGCGAATATGGGAACCCAATCATGCTTAAAGCCAAAATCGACCATCTCCTCCGACTCATCCCGCCAAAACAGTTTAAGAAGAATGAAGGGCTAGCCGGGGAACAGTCTTCCTCGCATGGAGAGATAGAGGACGACTGGAAAGGATTCGGTATCGATGGCGAGACCCAGAGTTGGGAAGCGGTCCTAGGCCTTCCCTTCCACGCCTTCCACTTCAACCGCCTTGTGATTGACGAATTCACCTACGCCAAAATGGACCGGCTCACGCAGTTGTTGACGCTCCAGGCCCGGTCAAAATGGTTTCTCTCTGGAACGCCGCCTTTGAACGACTTTGAGGACGTGAACACCATAGCACCATTCCTAGGCGTGCATCTTGGCATCGATGCAGAAGATGATATCAACTCACAACACTTCCGATTGAAAGAGCTCCGTAAGCAGCGCTCTGATGCTGAAACTTTTCAAGCTTTCCGGGCTCCGCGGAGCGAAGCATGGCATCGGCGTCGACATGAACTCGCGCAGATTTTTCTGGATAGATTTGCACGCAGAAACGTTGCAGAGATTGACGAAATTCCAGCTACCGAGCATATTGTCCTCGTTCGCCAGTCACCCGCTGAGAAGGTCATCTACCTCGAACTGTATAAGCAACTTATGACATATAATCGGCAGCTGCGGAGGGTGaacggtcgaggaggagaccAGGCAGAACGCATAGACGAGATCATTGCATATAGCTCAACACCTGAAGAGGCATTGCTCAAACGGTGTACATCGCTTGCGCTCCAGGGCCGTTGGGACGATGATGGACAGCCGGAAGCCGCTACCTGTGCCTCTCTTATCCGGACTCGCGAAGAGCAGCTGGATCAGACGAAAAACGCCCTTAATAACAAGCTAAAGCTCGCTGCGTGGCTCTACTGCTCGTGCAAGCATGAGCACGATAAGTTCAGCCAATTCATGAATAGCGTCATTATGCATAATTTTGGTGATAAGTCTGTTACGGAGGAGGTGGACCCATTACTCACCATGGCAGTCAAAGAGTCCAAACGCAGCGACTGGAGGTTCTTCTATTccggctctgactctgatcAGAAAACCGGCGACGAAGGCCAGCATGGAGACGTAGATGAAGACAGTGAAActatcgaggaagaagacgaagacgaactAGTGCTCAAACAAAAGGGTTTAGGTGGCCAGCGTAAGACTCAATCCAGATTTACGGCTGAGTCCAAGCTCAAACCCAGACACAAGCAGAAGTCGAAGGCTAAGCCTACTCTCACGCGAAAAGACGAGAAtaaaaagaacaagagcgAGCCTCTCCTCCCTACCAAACCCACAGAACCTCGAGAATTTGACTCAGAGCTCCGAGACGTCACAGGCGTGCTCCGCAAACTGGTCGTCGAATGGGTCCATCGCAAACGAGCCCTTCGCTTCCTCACAGCCGTCCGAAAGATCCAAACGAACCCGAATCCTCAGGCCATCCCTGCGTGTGACAATTGCCAAACCCAGCCGGGCGTTTTATCCAAACTGAACATTCTCGGATCGTGCGGTCATGCCCTCTGTTCAAATTCAGACTGCACCCAGAAAACacttgagaaggaggaatgcGTGGTCGAGGGATGTCGCGGGTCTGGCAAAAATTTTAATATCATTAACGCTATGACGCTTGGATGCGACACTACTTCAACTCCAACTGCCATGTCCAGCGATGGGGATAGTAACGGGGATATTGACCGAAGCTCCAAACACGGCGGAACAAAGCTCGAGGCGCTGATCAACATCATCACCAAATTCCCCGTCGAAGAGCGcgccctcctcttcgtccaaTTCCCGGACCTCATGACGGTCGCCTCAATGGCCCTATCCTCTGCAGGAATAAAACACATAATCATCACACCAACAGACCAGAAAACAAGCTCGAAAATCGAGAAGTTCCAAAAGGAGGGATTCGGTGATACCAAAGTCCTCATTTTGAATCTGGGTAATGAGATGGCGGCAGGATTGAACCTGCAGTGCGCAAACCACGTTATTTTTCTTTCACCGTTTCTTGCCGAAACGCAGTATGACTACGACTCTGTTATGATTCAGGCTGTTGGCCGGAGTAGGCGGTATGGGCAGACGAGACATGTGCATATTTACCATCTGctggcgaagatgacgatcgACGTGAATGTTTTCCAGGAGCGGCGCGGGAACAAAGTTCTTGTTGAACGGGGTGGGCGGGCGACTTTGTTGGATGCTGAGGAGGCGGCCGAGGATGAGACAATGACTTGTCAGGGGCCGGCTATGGTTGTTGAAAATGCGATCTGA